The region TGCGGCATGTTGCCCTCGGCGTGCAGTTCGGCCACGAAGTCGGCCGGGTCCACGGCCTGAGTGGTGGCGGAAGGGATCTGCTGGGACATGGTCGTTCCTCCTTGATCGGGAAGGACGCTGCTACACCGAGAGGTCGGTGAAGCAGATGGTGATCAGTACCTCGCGCGACTGGGAGTCGAGCGGGGCACGCCAGTGGGGGATTCGGCTTCCGTCGAATCCGGTGAGGATGCGGTGGCGGACCGGGAAGGTCTCACCGTCGTCCGGGTACGGGGTGTGGCCGAGGCGGTCGGCGACCTGCTGAGTGGTTAGCCACCGCAGGCGGGGCAGCCAGCCCATCGAGGCGAGGCCGGGGGTCAGACCGCACGAGAAGGTGATCGAGCACTTCCCGTCGTCCCGGTGGACGTGCATATAGTCGCCGGGCTCATAGAACTTCAGGCCGAAGCGGATCGGGGTCATCCTGGCGCGGCCCGTCGCCTCGCCCGCCACCTCCGCCAGGCCCCTGGACATGGCCAGTCGGCTGAGCGCATCTCCACCGGTGTGAACCCTGCACCGCTGGGGGGAGGTGATCGATCCGTCCCGCATCACCAGCAGGCCCGGCCTGCGGTTGTGGCGGACGACCGCGTGCGGTTCGCACCGGTCGGCCTCCTCGGCAAGCTCCTCCCAGAGCCCGGGTTCGGCCACGTCCTCGGGAACGGCTGCCCGGCCTTCCGCCAGCCATAGCTGACGAGGGGTCATGACCATCACAGGTCCATGAACGACATCGTCACCAGCAGGCCCGTCGACGTCATAGGCTGGCGCCAGTGCGGCACGTGGTACCCGGCGAACGCCCGCACACTGCCGTCACCGTACGGGTGGGCCAGGGTGGTGAAGCCCTCGCCCTCGGGAAAGATGCCGTGCTCGGTGACGACCTCTCCGAGACGGTCGGGGAAAGCACCCATCAGGTCCGGGGCCCAGCCCATCGCGGGCAGGTCCTCGGTCAGCGCGACCGCGACGGTCACGGTGGACTTCACCGAGTCCGTGTGCAGGCCCTGGAAGTCACCTTCCCGATAGAGGACGACGGCACCCCCGCGCGGGATCAGCCGCGGAATGCCGGTGGCCTCACGCAAGGCCATCAGCAGGGTCTTGTCGTAGGCCAGGGCCTCCAGCACCGGGCCGGGCGGGATGAAACCGCAGTGGACCGGGGAGGCGAAGCTTCCGTCACGGTGCGCGGCGGTGTGCTCGTGGACGTGGGGCGTGACCAGCTCGACCCGGCCGTGCGCCTCCTCGACCAGGGCCTTGAAACGGTCCGGCTCCAGGACACCGGGAACAACAGCCGTTCCCGACTCCTCCCACGCGGCGCGAGCCGGCCGCCGATCCACGGATGCTTCGGTGTCCATGATCCCCTCCAGGTGATCTCTCTGTCCGGGTGGCGCCGCGCGGCCGGTGGAACCTCGGCCCGCCACCGCTGCCGTGCCGGGGATGAGCCGAGGGGGTCAGCGGCGTTCACCCATTGAACTGCCGGGGAACACAAGGAATGAGGGGCCAGGAAGGGGTGCATTTCCCAGCGGGGGGCCGCTTCGGGGGGCCAGGATGCGGGCAGCACCCGACGGCGACGGAGGGACAGTGTCATGGTGGCCACGGACGGCATCGGCGCCTTACTGCGATTCATCCGCGAAGACGCCGGACGCACCCGCGACGAACAGGCCAAGCTCGTTCAACAGGCCCAGAACGGAAGGTGGTTCGACTGGGAGAACATCAAGCGGTGGGAGACGGAGAAGCGGTTACCGGTCCCGGACTGGCACGAGACGATCGCCCGTGGGTACGGGCTGAGCGTTACACAAGTGCAGCGGGCGGTCGCCGCGTCGCGGCAGCACCGACGCAGCCGGCGCAGGGAGAAAGAGGACGTGGAACGACGCAGGTTCTTCGGGGTGGCGGCCGTCGTGGCAAGCGCGACCGCGCTGCCCGGTATCGCTCAGGCCCGTGAGGGCATCGACGGGGCCCTCACGGGGGCCGGGGCCAGTGACCTGACCTACCTGGAGTCGGCATTCGAGCGGCACCGGGGCGGATACCATGGCAGGGCGCCCGACGACGTCCTGGGCGAGATGCAGGCGGACCTCGACCTCCTCGGGCAGGTCCTCAACCAGCCCCACCCGACCAGCGCACGAGCCGACCTCGCCCGCACCGCCGCCGGCATCGCCGGTCTCGTCGCCATCGTTCAGCACGACAGAGGCGACGAGAAAGACGCCTTCCGCTGGTTCGCGACAGCGGAGAAGGCAGCCCGGGAATCCGGTGACCGCAAGATGACCGCCTGGGTACTGGCACGGCACGCGATGGTGCCGCTGAACTACGGCGCCCCCGAGGTGGCCGTGCGTATCGCCGCCCAGGCCCGCAGGGCAGCCGGCCGGACACCCACTGCGGCCGGAGCGCTCGCTGCGGTCGTCACTGCCCGCTCGCTCGCCGCGATCGGCGACCACCAGGGCGCCAGGATGGCCGTTACGGACGTCCGGGACCTGGTCGAACGCCTCGACGGGCACGAAGTAGCCGACACCTGGTTCGGTTACCCAGGGCAGAAGCACTTCGTGCACCTCTCCCAGGCGTACACCCTCCTCGGGGACACAGCGGCTGCCTACGCGGCCCAGGACGATGCCCTCGCCCTCACCGATTCCCCCTCGGTGATGACCCGGGCCCTGATCGCGATGGACACCGCCACCTGCCTGCGTCTCGACGGAGACCCCTCATCATCGGCCGAGATGGCGGCGGGGGTCTTCGACCGCCTCCCCGCCCCCTACCGTGACGGCCTGATCCGGTCCAGGGCCACAGCCCTCCACCAGGCCCTCGGCGGCCGCCCCCGTGACCTCCTCGGCCAGGTGCTCGCCTGACGGGTGACGGCGGCCTGCGGGAACCGACCTGGGCAAGCGGACTTGGCGAGGGCCGACAGCACCGGCTCCCACAACCGGTTCGTTCAGGCTGTGGCTCGGCCGGCGGGTAGGCATTCCCCTGCACGGGTGCGGCTCTGCCCCGGCTGACGCCTCAACCGCGCTGATCAGCACGGTGAGCGTCAACACGGCACGCCCCAAGGGATCTTGGAAGATCAAACGGTATGCATTCACCCAATTGCTCTGTGCGCTCATCCCGTCGGTTCAATGAGGAATCCGTATGAGCTATACAGACCAGGACGTGCGCGAGGGCCGCCGGCTGATGAACGAGGGCTGCGAGAACCGCCTTGTCACCTATCTGTGCAGCAGTCCCGTCTTCTCTATCTTCATGGATCGAGTCCCGTCCACCCTCCACGCGTCAGCGTCGTCCTGCCCTCCGGCGTGATCGTGACCCGCACGCCGTACACCGGCAGCTCGCCCTCCTCGATCCACCGCCACCGCACCCCGTCGAGCAGGTCGTACAGGCGGCGCGGGCCGCCCTGGTGGACGGTGGCGGTGCGGTCGCCGGGGCGGGTGGCGGCGCGGGCCCAGGAGCCGTCGGGGTGGAGCATCCACGTCATACGGCTGCCGCCGGGGCCCCCGTGCCCGTGCGGTGTTCGATGCCCGGGGCGAGCAGGGTCAGCATCGACCACACCTCCCACGCCTGCATGACGTCGAGCACGGGGAACGGCGACACGCCCGTCTCGCCGTCGTCCTCGGCCGTGCTGACGAAGAGTTCGTTCAGCGGGGGCGGATACGCGGTGCCGGTACGCGTGGCCATGAATGCCGCCCGGTCCCACTCGACCCGCCCGCGCGCACCGCCGTCCTCGGTCTTGTCGGCCGTGATGATCAGGCCGGTGCCCGTGACGGTCGTGACGAGACGGCCGCCGGGCGCGAGGGCCGAGAGCCAGGTGGCGGGGATGCGGGGCACCGACACCATGGAGACGATCCGGTCGAAGGTCCCGGGCAGCTCGCCGGTCCCGTCGGCCGTCACGACCACCGGGTGCCGGCCGATCCGGTCGAGCCGCTCGGCCGCCGCCCGCGTCAGGTACGGATCGACGTCCAGCGTGGTCACCAGCCGGTCGTCGCCCAGCCGGTGGCAGGCCAGCGCCGCGCTGTACCCGGACCCGGTGGCCAGGTCCAGCAGCCGGAGGCCGGGTGTGAGGCGGCCGTGCCTCAGCATCGTGACGACGAGTCCGGGCCCGGTCGACGACGAGGTGGGATGCCCGGTGACGACCTGCTCCGGGGCGGCCCGGTCCGCGTGCGTGGCGCCGACCCGGGTGACCAGCGTGCGGTTCGCATAGGAGGCGCCCGCCCAGATCTCCTCGTCCGCCGGCCCGTCGACCGCCGGCCAACCGCCTCCTCCTGGCGCGAACCACCGCTCGACCAGCACATGCCGGGGTGTCTCCCGCACCGGCTCCCACCAGTCGGACCCCGGGTACGCCACGTCGGCAGCCAGGGAGGCGGCGTACGGCTTCCAGTCCATCAGGTCGCTCCTTGGAGATCGTCTGCGATGGCCTCGGCGACCGGCAGGCCGGTCGCGCCCTGGATCCAGTCCCACTGGCCGCACGGGTTGACCTCCAGGAACGTCCACCCGCCACCTGGTCCAACGACGAAGTCCGCCGCCCCGTACCGCAGTCCGAGCCGGCGCATCAGGCGCCGCATTCCGTCGGCCACCGGGGTCGGCACCGATCTGCTTCGGAGAGGGGCCACCGTCCGGTTCCTTGCCGGTTAGTCCGCTTGTAGGACGAAGAACAGGAAGCACAGGAAGCGCGGCCGGGCCGCGATGGCTTCGGGGAACAGCTTGCGGGCGGCTGGATCGGGTTCCGGCTCGCTGATGACCGTGATCCGGAAACCGGCCTCCGTGAATGCCTCGGTCATCGCGTGCAGCGGTCTGTGCCAGATGCTCATCAGCGCGGTGCGGCCGGCCATGGTCCACTCTTCGGTCCAGTTGGTGGTGTCGAAGTAGTTGTATTCGGCCTCCCGGCCGGCCTGGCGGTGCATGAGGTTGACGGCAAAGGGATGGTCGACGGATGCGATCAGCCGTCCGCCGGGCTTGAGGACGCGGCGCAGCTCGGCCAGTGCCGGGCCCCAGTCCTCCAGGTAGTGCAGCACCAGTGAGGCGACCACATCGTCGAATGTGTCATCGGAATAGGGAAGCGGGCCGCCCAGGTCCGCCACCTGAAGGTCCGCGCTGTCGCCGAGCCGCCGCCGGGCCAGCTCCAGCATTCCGGCACTCGCGTCGAAGCCACTTACAACGGCGCCACGCTCGCGCAGCGCCCCGGACAAGGGGCCGGAGCCGCAGCCGGCGTCGAGGATGCGCCGACCGGACACCTCGCCGGCGAGGGTCAGCATCGCGGGCCGCTCGTAGTAGGCATTGAGGAGGTTGGTTTCGTTCTCGGCCGTGTACGCCTCGGCGAAGCCGTTGTAGTCGTTGACCTTCGGTGGATCCACAGTCACCGGGGACGACGAGGTGGGCCGAGTGGCGCTCGCGTGCTCTTGGTGCTCGTTGGAGATCATGAGGTGGGAGACGTGGGCCGTATCGATGCGGTTCCGGACTGCTCCCGGACGGACGCACAGCCTCAGGAACAGGCACTCAGCAGGAAGAAAACACCGCTGCGTCCCTGTTGATCACCCGGCTAAGGTGCCCGGCATGAACGCGATAGCGCTGCGCGGTGCCACCATCCACTTCGATGACTTCGGTCCTTCGGGCGGGCTGCCGGTCCTGTTGATCCACGGTCATCCGTTCAACCGCACGCTGTGGGCGCCCCAGGTCCAGGCGCTGGCCGAGGCCGGATACCGGGTCATCACCCCTGATCTGCGGGGTTACGGCCAGAGCAGCGTCACCCCGGGAAAGGTCTTCCTCTCCGACTTCGCCGATGACCTCGCCGCGCTCCTCGACCACCTGGGTGTCGAGCGGGCCGTGGTCGGGGGTGTCTCGATGGGCGGTCAGATCGCCATGGAGGTCCAGCGCCGTCACCCGCGGCGGGTGCGGGGCCTGGTCCTGTCCGACACCTCCGCGCCCGCCGAGACCGAGGAGGGCAAGGAGTTCCGTAACCGCCTGGCCGACCGGCTCCTCGCCGAGGGCATGGACGGTTACGCGGGCGAGGTGATCGACAAGATGCTCGCCGCGTACAACGTCGCAGCGATGCCGGAAGTCGCCGACCGCGTCCTGGGCATGATGCGCGCGACGGACCCCCACGGCGCGGCGGCAGCCCTGCGCGGGCGGGCCGAACGCCCCGACTACCGGGACACGCTGGCGGCGGTCCGGAAGCCGGTACTGGTCGTCGTCGGCGCGGACGACGTGTACACCCCGGTCGCGGACGCCGAGGCGATCCGCGACCTCGTACCCGACGCGACGCTGGCCGTCATCGAGAAGGCCGGCCATCTGCCCGGTGCCGAGCAGCCCGAGTCCTTCAACGGTGCTCTGCTGGACTTCCTCACCGCCCGGGTGACCACCCGTGACTGAGCCGCATCCGCTCCTGACCTGCTTCACCGACGCCGCCCACGGCCGTTTCCCGCCCTGCGACGGCGGTGTGACGGTGCTTCCGCCGCTGTCCGGCGGGCTGGAGGCCTCCGTCGCCTTCACCGGACACGCGGTGATCGCCACCGCCCTGGGCGTCGCCGGCGTACACGCCCTGGGACCGGACGGCTTCGGTGCCTCCCTGGCCCCCGACTTCCTTCGTCACCTCGCGGGCCCCGAGGGGACGATCGGCGTCACCGACGCCACCCTGACGACCCGTGGTACCGGCGGAACGCCACGCCTGGCCGAGCTCGGGGACGAAGCGCACGATCACCCGCGCGTCCTGCACGCCCGCGCACTGAGGACCGGCATCAAGGTCTACGGCGACGAGCGGGGGCTGATCACGCTGGCGGACGGCCTTGCCGGACGGCGGGAACTGAGCATCGAACTGCATGCCCCCCACCACGGCAGCCAGGGCCACGGACGCGGCCTCCTCGCGGACGCCCTCACGCTCGTTCCGGCGGGCGAACCGCTCTTCGCCGCGGTGTCCCCGGGCAACGCCCGCTCCCTCCGCGCCTTCCTGGCCTGCGGGTTCACCCCGATCGGCAGCGAAGTGATCATCCGGCCCCAGCGATCCGCAGAGCACTGAGGAGGCCAGCCGTTGTTCCACGCCATCCGTACCGTCATGACCTTCGCTGTCGACCCCGAGGCGTCGGCCCGTTGGTGGGGCGAGCTTCTCGGCGTGCCCGTGGAGAAGGACATCGGTGACACCGGGGCCGTATACGCCTGGGTGGTGGTCGGCGGGGTCGAGCTCGGGTTCCATCCGGTGGACGACGAGCGCAATCCCCGGGGCGGCAGCCCCGTCGTGTACTGGGGCGTGGAGGACCTCGACCAGGTCCGCGAGCGGCTGCTCGCCGCCGGTTGTGAGCACCACCGCGGCCCGCTGACCATCGAACCCGGCCGCAGGATCGCCCAGCTGCGCGACCCGTTCGGCACGGTCATCGGCATCGAAGGCCCTTAGAACCGTGCCGGTCCTGCTCCCGAGTACGGGGGAGCAGGACCGGGCGGGAACAGCGGTGCTTCGGGCTCAGCCGATCTGGTAGAACTCCACGTCCCCGTACTGGTACGTGTTGGCGATTCCGCTGGTGGCGCCCACGATGAGCTCGACGGAGCCGTTCTCGTGCCGGTCGGAGCGGACGTCGATCTTCACGGGCGTGTCCGTGCACCAGTAGCTCTTGTAGTGCCAGCTGCCGCCCCAGTTCCGGTAGCCCAGGGTCACGGACTGGCCGGTGAGGGCGCCGTGGTGGCAGTAGGCGTCGAGTTCGCCCTTGACGGTGTAGTTGCGCGGGCCGTCGCTGCTGACGGTGCCGTTGAAGCGGACGTCGTACAAGTTGATGCCGTACGAGTCGTCCTTCACAAAGCTGACGTGGGCTTCGAGGGTCGCCGCGCTGGCGGACGAGACCGGCAGGAGTGCCGCGCCGGCCACGGCGAGGGCGGTGGCGCAGGCACGGGCCAGGCGGCGCGTCGGGCGCCTGGTGGAGGAGGAGTTCGTCGTCATGTCCCGGAAAACGATCATCGAGTGGAGCGGTGTTCGCCCATTCCGGCGATCTTGAAACGGCGGCCGCCTCACCTCACCCCGCAGCCACCCCCGCCAGCCGCCCCAGCGCCGCCTTGATCCGGTCCGGTGTCACCCCCCGTTCCCGCTGGTGGAGATACACCTCCGGGGCCAGCGGTGCGAGCAGGCTGTCCGCCAGGGCCTCCGGGTCCGGAGTCCCCGCCTGGCGGAGGAGGGTCAGGATGTGGGCGCGCCAGAAGCCGTACGCGCCCACCGCGAGGCGCTTCGCCCCGGACTCCGCGCCCAGGACCAGGTGGCCGTGCCGGTCCAGCAGGTCGACCATCGCCGCGAAGAAGGCGGTGAGCCGTTCGTGGGGCGGGGCGCCGGGGCCCAGGGGCGGGGCGCCGCGCAGCAGTTCGTCCTGGAGGAGCCGTTCGTGCTCGTCGAGCAGGGCCGCCGCGATGGACGCCACGTCCGGGTAGCGGCGGTAGAGGGTGCCCCGGCCGACGCCGGCCGTGCGGGCGATGTCCTCCATCGTGACCGTCCGGGGGTCCCCGGTCTCGAACAACTCGGCCGCGGCGGCGAGCACCTTGGCACGGTTGCGCGCCGCGTCCGCGCGTTCCCTCATCTCCGCCACGGGCCCAGCCTACGTCAGTTTGGGAAGTAAGCGGACACCGTGTCCGGTTGGTTGTAGGGTCGACTCGTTCGCGTAACTGGACAGGGTGTCCGGTTGTGTCGACGTCACGTCTGCGTGTGCTCGAACGATTCGCCCGAGGAGACCCCGTCATGACTGCCACCGCCCCGACTCTGCTCCACATCGACGCCAGCGCCCGCCGCCACTCCTTCAGCCGGGAGCTCGGTGACGCCGTCGCCGGTGCCTGGCATGCGGCCCACCCCGGCGGCACGTACGTGCACCGCGACCTCGCGCTCACCCCCGTCCCGCAGATAACCGAGGCGTGGACCGAGCTGTGCGACTACGTCCTGGAGCACGGGATCACCGACACCGGCCGGTACCGGGAAGCGGTCCGCACCCCGGAACAGGCCGCCGCCTGGGCG is a window of Streptomyces sp. NBC_00708 DNA encoding:
- a CDS encoding transcriptional regulator: MVATDGIGALLRFIREDAGRTRDEQAKLVQQAQNGRWFDWENIKRWETEKRLPVPDWHETIARGYGLSVTQVQRAVAASRQHRRSRRREKEDVERRRFFGVAAVVASATALPGIAQAREGIDGALTGAGASDLTYLESAFERHRGGYHGRAPDDVLGEMQADLDLLGQVLNQPHPTSARADLARTAAGIAGLVAIVQHDRGDEKDAFRWFATAEKAARESGDRKMTAWVLARHAMVPLNYGAPEVAVRIAAQARRAAGRTPTAAGALAAVVTARSLAAIGDHQGARMAVTDVRDLVERLDGHEVADTWFGYPGQKHFVHLSQAYTLLGDTAAAYAAQDDALALTDSPSVMTRALIAMDTATCLRLDGDPSSSAEMAAGVFDRLPAPYRDGLIRSRATALHQALGGRPRDLLGQVLA
- a CDS encoding class I SAM-dependent methyltransferase; translation: MISNEHQEHASATRPTSSSPVTVDPPKVNDYNGFAEAYTAENETNLLNAYYERPAMLTLAGEVSGRRILDAGCGSGPLSGALRERGAVVSGFDASAGMLELARRRLGDSADLQVADLGGPLPYSDDTFDDVVASLVLHYLEDWGPALAELRRVLKPGGRLIASVDHPFAVNLMHRQAGREAEYNYFDTTNWTEEWTMAGRTALMSIWHRPLHAMTEAFTEAGFRITVISEPEPDPAARKLFPEAIAARPRFLCFLFFVLQAD
- a CDS encoding alpha/beta hydrolase; the encoded protein is MNAIALRGATIHFDDFGPSGGLPVLLIHGHPFNRTLWAPQVQALAEAGYRVITPDLRGYGQSSVTPGKVFLSDFADDLAALLDHLGVERAVVGGVSMGGQIAMEVQRRHPRRVRGLVLSDTSAPAETEEGKEFRNRLADRLLAEGMDGYAGEVIDKMLAAYNVAAMPEVADRVLGMMRATDPHGAAAALRGRAERPDYRDTLAAVRKPVLVVVGADDVYTPVADAEAIRDLVPDATLAVIEKAGHLPGAEQPESFNGALLDFLTARVTTRD
- a CDS encoding VOC family protein, which produces MTFAVDPEASARWWGELLGVPVEKDIGDTGAVYAWVVVGGVELGFHPVDDERNPRGGSPVVYWGVEDLDQVRERLLAAGCEHHRGPLTIEPGRRIAQLRDPFGTVIGIEGP
- a CDS encoding TetR/AcrR family transcriptional regulator codes for the protein MRERADAARNRAKVLAAAAELFETGDPRTVTMEDIARTAGVGRGTLYRRYPDVASIAAALLDEHERLLQDELLRGAPPLGPGAPPHERLTAFFAAMVDLLDRHGHLVLGAESGAKRLAVGAYGFWRAHILTLLRQAGTPDPEALADSLLAPLAPEVYLHQRERGVTPDRIKAALGRLAGVAAG